The following proteins are encoded in a genomic region of Pseudodesulfovibrio mercurii:
- a CDS encoding substrate-binding periplasmic protein — MPARQPFSAHPSANAPGASRPGPLAALLLCALLLLPATGRAGSPAVALMGYTWLTEEYYPFNYTENGRIKGVSADLLRMVWDELGIPPQTIESMPWARAFERMEHEPGIVLFCMARTPEREHAFRWAGPIAQVRFALIARKDRHVRMDSLDDIKGLSVGTLREDISDTLLADYRGTASIQPVAHMHQNISKLMTNRLDLVAYEETSWRKIAARHDLDPDAFETVYVLRETPVYYAFRADTPAEVVAAFQAALDRVKARPAYQRLLDAYLR; from the coding sequence ATGCCCGCCCGTCAACCTTTTTCCGCCCATCCCTCCGCCAACGCGCCCGGCGCATCGCGTCCCGGCCCCCTCGCGGCCCTGCTCCTCTGCGCCCTGCTCCTGCTCCCGGCAACGGGCCGGGCCGGTTCCCCGGCCGTGGCGCTGATGGGCTACACCTGGCTGACCGAGGAATACTACCCGTTCAACTACACCGAGAACGGCCGCATCAAGGGGGTCTCGGCGGACCTCCTGCGCATGGTCTGGGACGAGCTCGGCATTCCCCCGCAGACCATCGAGTCCATGCCCTGGGCCAGGGCCTTCGAGCGCATGGAGCATGAGCCCGGCATCGTGCTCTTCTGCATGGCCCGGACCCCGGAGCGCGAGCACGCCTTCCGCTGGGCCGGTCCCATCGCCCAGGTCCGCTTCGCGCTCATCGCCCGCAAGGACCGCCACGTCCGCATGGACAGCCTGGACGACATCAAGGGGCTTTCCGTGGGCACCCTGCGCGAGGACATCTCGGACACCCTGCTCGCCGACTACCGGGGGACGGCCAGCATCCAGCCCGTGGCCCACATGCACCAGAACATCAGCAAGCTGATGACCAACCGCCTGGACCTGGTGGCCTACGAGGAGACCTCCTGGCGCAAGATCGCCGCCCGCCACGATCTGGACCCCGATGCGTTCGAGACCGTCTACGTCCTGCGGGAGACGCCGGTCTACTACGCCTTCCGCGCGGACACGCCCGCCGAAGTGGTGGCCGCCTTCCAGGCCGCCCTGGACCGGGTCAAGGCCCGGCCCGCCTACCAACGGCTGCTCGACGCCTACCTGCGCTAG
- a CDS encoding riboflavin synthase: MFTGLILGMGRIEAAEARGSETRFRIRALFDLHDIELGESIAVNGVCLTVETFGDHWFTCYASRETLSVTSLGGLRPGGTVNLERALALGERFGGHMVAGHVDCLAEVAEVRPAGESKIYRLTFDAAHGRYVIPKGSVALDGISLTVNACAPTWLEVNIIPETQRVTTISGWSPGTKVNMETDVIGKYVERMVQPWTGGGDAAGGGTSGGITMEFLRKNGF; encoded by the coding sequence ATGTTCACCGGACTGATACTGGGCATGGGCCGCATCGAGGCCGCCGAGGCCAGGGGCTCGGAGACGCGCTTCCGCATCCGGGCCCTGTTCGACCTGCACGACATCGAACTGGGCGAATCCATCGCCGTGAACGGCGTGTGCCTGACCGTGGAGACCTTCGGCGACCACTGGTTCACCTGCTACGCCAGCCGCGAGACCCTGTCCGTGACCAGCCTGGGCGGGCTGCGCCCCGGCGGCACGGTCAACCTGGAGCGGGCCCTGGCCCTGGGCGAGCGCTTCGGCGGCCACATGGTGGCCGGGCACGTGGACTGTCTGGCCGAAGTGGCCGAGGTGCGCCCGGCGGGCGAATCGAAGATCTACCGCCTGACCTTCGACGCGGCCCACGGCCGCTACGTCATCCCCAAGGGGTCCGTGGCCCTGGACGGCATCAGCCTGACGGTCAACGCCTGCGCCCCCACCTGGCTGGAGGTCAACATCATCCCCGAGACGCAGCGGGTGACGACCATTTCGGGCTGGTCGCCCGGCACCAAGGTCAATATGGAGACCGATGTCATCGGCAAGTATGTGGAGCGGATGGTCCAACCGTGGACCGGCGGGGGTGACGCCGCCGGAGGCGGCACGTCCGGCGGCATCACCATGGAGTTTTTGCGGAAGAACGGCTTCTAG
- the leuS gene encoding leucine--tRNA ligase — protein MALGKYSPEDIEKKWQAIWKESGCFQVETDPSRPKYYVLEMFPYPSGKIHMGHVRNYSIGDVVARFKTMQGFNVLHPMGWDAFGLPAENAAIKHETHPATWTYQNIAEMRAQLKRLGYSYDWRREIATCRPEYYKWEQMFFLRFLEKGLAYRKDSPQNWCPTCNTVLANEQVEDGLCWRCDTEVEQKDMEQWFLRITDYADELLADLDSLEGGWPERVLTMQRNWIGKSYGAELTFQVKDMDATIDVFTTRPDTLYGATFMSVAAEHPMVEKFIADAPNKGEIEAFVTNIRNMDRIKRGADDLEKEGVFTGKYCVNPVTGRDLPIYVANFVLMGYGTGAVMAVPAHDQRDFEFATKYKLPMQAVINPPELQAKGEKLDAANLTEAYTAPGFLIHSGEFDGMPNEDAKKAIVEHLDKSGKGKMAVNYRLRDWNVSRQRFWGAPIPVIYCDDCGVVPVPEKDLPILLPENAQVRKDGKSPLPTMEEFVNCTCPKCGKPARRETDTFDTFFESSWYYMRYCDPRNETEALGAEHLNYWMNVDQYIGGIEHAILHLLYSRFFTKALRDCGYVTNSEPFANLLTQGMVLKDGGKMSKSKGNVVDPNAMINQYGADATRLFILFASPPVKELEWSDQGIDGAYRFLSRLWRLVEELEDVLTPMMPGSHDKPANDAAKGLRFKEHDTIRRTTRDIENEFQFNTVIAAIMELVNELYQVKDELKETDPAALSSAIATAVTLLSPVAPHICEELWAALGHTVHLTAQPWPTFDEKALVLDEVTLVVQVNGKVRGKFEAPNNAPQAEVEKLAMDLENVQKFMEGKTVRKVIVIPNKLVNIVVG, from the coding sequence ATGGCATTAGGCAAATATTCTCCCGAGGACATCGAGAAGAAATGGCAGGCCATCTGGAAGGAGTCCGGCTGCTTCCAGGTGGAGACCGACCCGTCCAGACCCAAGTACTACGTGCTGGAGATGTTCCCCTATCCGTCCGGCAAGATCCACATGGGCCACGTGCGCAACTACTCCATCGGCGACGTGGTGGCGCGGTTCAAGACCATGCAGGGATTCAACGTTCTGCACCCCATGGGCTGGGACGCCTTCGGCCTGCCCGCCGAGAACGCGGCCATCAAGCACGAGACCCATCCGGCCACCTGGACCTACCAGAACATCGCCGAGATGCGTGCGCAGCTGAAGCGGCTGGGCTATTCCTACGACTGGCGGCGCGAGATCGCCACCTGCCGCCCCGAGTACTACAAGTGGGAGCAGATGTTTTTCCTCCGGTTCCTGGAAAAGGGGCTGGCCTACCGCAAGGACTCCCCGCAGAACTGGTGCCCGACCTGCAACACCGTGCTGGCCAACGAGCAGGTCGAGGACGGCCTGTGCTGGCGCTGCGACACCGAGGTGGAGCAGAAGGACATGGAGCAGTGGTTCCTGCGCATCACCGACTACGCCGACGAGCTGCTGGCCGACCTCGACTCCCTGGAGGGCGGCTGGCCCGAGCGCGTGCTGACCATGCAGCGCAACTGGATCGGCAAGTCCTACGGCGCGGAGCTGACCTTCCAGGTCAAGGACATGGACGCGACCATCGACGTCTTCACCACCCGGCCGGACACCCTGTACGGCGCGACCTTCATGTCCGTGGCCGCCGAGCATCCCATGGTCGAGAAATTCATCGCCGACGCCCCGAACAAGGGTGAGATCGAAGCCTTCGTGACCAACATCCGGAACATGGACCGCATTAAGCGCGGGGCCGACGACCTGGAGAAGGAGGGCGTCTTCACCGGCAAGTACTGCGTCAACCCGGTGACCGGCAGGGACCTGCCCATCTACGTCGCCAACTTCGTGCTCATGGGCTACGGCACCGGCGCGGTCATGGCCGTGCCCGCCCACGACCAGCGCGACTTCGAGTTCGCCACCAAGTACAAGCTGCCCATGCAGGCGGTCATCAATCCGCCGGAACTCCAGGCCAAGGGCGAAAAGCTCGACGCCGCGAACCTGACCGAGGCGTACACCGCGCCCGGCTTCCTGATCCACTCGGGCGAGTTCGACGGCATGCCCAACGAGGACGCCAAGAAGGCCATCGTCGAGCACCTGGACAAGTCCGGCAAGGGCAAGATGGCCGTCAACTACCGGCTGCGCGACTGGAACGTCTCGCGCCAGCGCTTCTGGGGCGCGCCCATCCCGGTCATCTATTGCGACGACTGCGGCGTGGTCCCGGTGCCCGAGAAGGACCTGCCGATCCTGCTGCCCGAGAACGCCCAGGTGCGCAAGGACGGCAAGTCGCCCCTGCCGACCATGGAGGAGTTCGTCAACTGCACCTGCCCCAAGTGCGGCAAGCCCGCCCGGCGCGAGACCGACACCTTCGACACCTTTTTCGAGTCCTCCTGGTACTACATGCGCTACTGCGACCCGCGCAACGAGACCGAAGCCCTGGGCGCCGAGCACCTGAACTACTGGATGAACGTGGACCAGTACATCGGCGGCATCGAGCACGCCATCCTGCACCTGCTCTACTCCCGGTTCTTCACCAAGGCGTTGCGCGACTGCGGCTATGTCACCAACAGCGAGCCCTTCGCCAACCTGCTGACCCAGGGCATGGTCCTCAAGGACGGCGGCAAGATGTCCAAGTCCAAGGGCAACGTGGTCGACCCCAACGCCATGATCAACCAGTACGGCGCGGACGCCACCAGGCTGTTCATTCTCTTCGCCTCCCCGCCGGTCAAGGAGCTGGAGTGGTCCGACCAGGGCATCGACGGCGCGTACCGCTTCCTGTCCCGGCTGTGGCGGCTGGTGGAGGAGCTGGAGGACGTGCTCACGCCCATGATGCCCGGCTCCCACGACAAGCCCGCGAACGACGCGGCCAAGGGGCTGCGCTTCAAGGAGCACGACACCATCCGCAGGACCACCCGCGACATCGAGAACGAGTTCCAGTTCAACACGGTCATCGCGGCCATCATGGAGCTGGTCAACGAGCTGTACCAGGTCAAGGACGAGCTCAAGGAGACCGACCCGGCGGCCCTGTCCTCGGCCATCGCCACGGCCGTGACCCTGCTCTCCCCGGTGGCCCCGCACATCTGCGAGGAGCTGTGGGCCGCGCTCGGCCACACGGTCCACCTGACCGCCCAGCCCTGGCCGACCTTCGACGAGAAGGCCCTGGTCCTGGACGAGGTGACCCTGGTCGTCCAGGTCAACGGCAAGGTGCGCGGCAAATTCGAGGCCCCGAACAACGCCCCCCAGGCCGAGGTGGAGAAGCTCGCCATGGACCTGGAGAACGTCCAGAAGTTCATGGAGGGCAAGACGGTCCGCAAGGTCATCGTCATCCCCAACAAGCTGGTCAACATCGTGGTCGGCTAA
- the nusB gene encoding transcription antitermination factor NusB: MTSKSKGNRPGIRRVGRTLAFQVLYSTHFLDKENPLDMDTLFDLNPMVVEQESETARAFARDLVRGVSVNLHDIDRTIEEHSQHWKIERIAMVELSILRLSLYEMLFTDIPVKAAINEAIELSKTFGDDKSRSFVNGILDGVAKTRNRN, encoded by the coding sequence ATGACATCGAAATCAAAGGGCAATCGGCCCGGCATACGCAGGGTGGGGCGCACCCTGGCCTTTCAGGTGCTCTACTCCACGCATTTCCTAGACAAGGAAAACCCCCTGGACATGGACACCCTGTTCGACCTCAACCCCATGGTCGTCGAGCAGGAGTCCGAGACAGCGCGGGCCTTCGCCCGCGACCTGGTCCGGGGCGTGAGCGTGAACCTGCACGACATCGACAGGACCATCGAGGAACACTCCCAGCACTGGAAGATCGAGCGCATCGCCATGGTGGAGCTGTCCATCCTGCGCCTCTCCCTGTACGAGATGCTCTTCACCGACATCCCGGTCAAGGCGGCCATCAACGAGGCCATCGAGCTGTCCAAGACCTTCGGCGACGACAAGTCCCGCTCCTTCGTCAACGGCATTCTGGACGGCGTGGCCAAGACCCGGAACCGCAACTGA
- the ribE gene encoding 6,7-dimethyl-8-ribityllumazine synthase, with amino-acid sequence MSVKTIEGLLDAKGLKIAIVAARFNDFIVDRLISGAVDYLVRHGAAEDDLTLVRLPGAFELPIGAQKLARSGKYDGIVVLGAVIRGATPHFDYVCSECAKGVAHATMESGVPMGFGLLTCDSLDQAIERAGSKGGNKGVEAASAVLETIRVLEQL; translated from the coding sequence ATGTCCGTGAAGACCATCGAAGGACTGCTGGACGCCAAGGGACTCAAGATCGCCATCGTGGCCGCCCGGTTCAACGACTTCATCGTTGACCGCCTCATCTCCGGGGCCGTGGACTACCTGGTCCGCCACGGCGCGGCCGAGGACGACCTGACCCTGGTCCGCCTGCCCGGCGCCTTCGAACTGCCCATCGGTGCGCAGAAGCTGGCCCGGTCCGGCAAGTACGACGGCATCGTCGTGCTCGGCGCGGTCATCCGGGGCGCCACCCCGCACTTCGACTACGTGTGCAGCGAGTGCGCCAAGGGCGTGGCCCATGCCACCATGGAGTCCGGCGTGCCCATGGGCTTCGGCCTGCTGACCTGCGACTCCCTGGACCAGGCCATCGAACGGGCCGGTTCCAAGGGCGGCAACAAGGGCGTGGAGGCCGCGTCCGCCGTGCTCGAGACCATCCGGGTGTTGGAGCAGCTCTAG
- a CDS encoding bifunctional 3,4-dihydroxy-2-butanone-4-phosphate synthase/GTP cyclohydrolase II has protein sequence MSLCKIEEAIEDIRQGRMVIMVDDEDRENEGDLVCAAEAVTPEAINFMATYGRGLICLPMSNDMADALGLELMTKKNESGFGTNFTVSIEAREGVTTGISAKDRATTVLAAVADGAGPESIVTPGHIFPLRAKDGGVLVRAGQTEGGSDIARLAGFKPAAVICEIMNEDGTMARMPDLEKYAAKHGLKICSVADLIAYRMKFDGKSVTKVGEAHLPTRWGNFESAAFYSEADGKTHIALYMGDIHPDQPTLVRVHSECLTGDVFGSLRCDCGPQLQDAMCMIRNEGKGVLVYMRQEGRGIGLGNKIRAYHLQDQGLDTVEANVKLGFPPDMREYGTGAQILVALGVSKMRLMTNNPKKMVGLEGYGLEVVERVPIEVGACELNERYLKTKRDKMHHLLKVDGK, from the coding sequence ATGTCCCTTTGCAAGATCGAAGAAGCCATTGAGGATATCCGCCAGGGCCGCATGGTCATCATGGTGGACGACGAGGACCGCGAGAACGAGGGCGACCTGGTCTGCGCCGCCGAGGCGGTCACGCCCGAGGCGATCAATTTCATGGCCACCTACGGGCGCGGGCTCATCTGCCTGCCCATGTCCAACGACATGGCCGACGCCCTGGGCCTGGAGCTGATGACCAAGAAGAACGAGTCCGGCTTCGGCACCAACTTCACGGTTTCCATCGAGGCGCGCGAGGGCGTGACCACCGGCATCTCGGCCAAGGACCGGGCCACCACCGTGCTGGCCGCAGTGGCCGACGGGGCCGGGCCCGAGTCCATCGTCACCCCGGGCCACATCTTCCCCCTGCGGGCCAAGGACGGCGGCGTGCTGGTCCGCGCGGGCCAGACCGAGGGCGGCAGCGACATCGCCCGCTTGGCCGGGTTCAAGCCCGCCGCGGTCATCTGCGAGATCATGAACGAGGACGGGACCATGGCGCGCATGCCCGACCTCGAGAAATACGCCGCGAAGCACGGGCTGAAGATCTGCTCCGTGGCCGACCTGATCGCCTACCGCATGAAGTTCGACGGCAAGTCCGTGACCAAGGTGGGCGAGGCGCACCTGCCCACCCGCTGGGGCAACTTCGAGTCCGCGGCCTTCTATTCCGAGGCCGACGGCAAGACCCACATCGCCCTGTACATGGGCGACATCCACCCCGACCAGCCAACCCTGGTCCGGGTCCACTCCGAGTGCCTGACCGGCGACGTGTTCGGCTCCCTGCGCTGCGACTGCGGTCCCCAGCTCCAGGATGCCATGTGCATGATCCGCAACGAGGGCAAGGGCGTGCTCGTGTACATGCGCCAGGAAGGGCGCGGCATCGGCCTGGGCAACAAGATCCGGGCCTATCACCTCCAGGACCAGGGCCTCGACACGGTCGAGGCCAACGTCAAGCTGGGCTTCCCGCCGGACATGCGCGAGTACGGCACCGGCGCCCAGATCCTGGTGGCGCTCGGCGTGTCCAAGATGCGGCTCATGACCAACAATCCCAAGAAGATGGTCGGCCTGGAGGGCTACGGCCTGGAGGTGGTCGAGCGCGTGCCCATTGAGGTCGGCGCGTGCGAGCTCAACGAGCGCTACCTCAAGACCAAGCGCGACAAGATGCACCACCTCCTCAAGGTGGACGGGAAGTAA
- a CDS encoding GGDEF domain-containing protein yields MTQTSKSLLRSQAWRIFLLQCGLSVAVVVLALLPVSLLPARSWAVAALLTGSILVLAIALFCASRFMRLLEGANDKIAALTTHDDLTGLPNRNWFFDRLDQEISRAGRYGNRLSLVMVDLDRFKGVNDAFGHPLGDQTLAEVARLLAANIRASDVAARYGGEEFMIILPETCAGQAARAAEKLRMVVEVNDISLEGPEVKVTISCGVADLASVRPGRGTLRDALVAAADRAMHRAKLNGRNQVAVHAVEHERQLTLV; encoded by the coding sequence ATGACCCAGACCAGCAAGAGCCTTCTGCGCAGCCAGGCGTGGCGGATTTTCCTGCTCCAGTGCGGCCTGTCCGTGGCCGTCGTCGTCCTTGCCCTGCTCCCGGTCTCCCTGCTTCCGGCCCGTTCCTGGGCCGTGGCCGCCCTGCTGACCGGCTCGATTCTGGTCCTGGCCATCGCCCTGTTCTGCGCCTCGCGGTTCATGCGTCTGCTGGAGGGGGCCAACGACAAGATCGCCGCCCTGACCACCCACGACGACCTGACCGGCCTGCCCAACCGGAACTGGTTCTTCGACCGGTTGGACCAGGAGATCAGCCGCGCCGGGCGGTACGGCAACAGGCTCTCCCTGGTCATGGTCGACCTGGACCGGTTCAAGGGGGTCAACGACGCCTTCGGCCATCCCCTGGGCGACCAGACCCTGGCCGAGGTGGCCCGGCTCCTGGCCGCCAACATCCGCGCCTCGGATGTGGCCGCGCGCTACGGCGGCGAGGAGTTCATGATCATCCTGCCCGAGACCTGCGCGGGCCAGGCCGCCCGGGCCGCCGAAAAGCTGCGCATGGTCGTGGAGGTCAACGACATCAGCCTGGAGGGCCCGGAGGTCAAGGTGACCATCTCCTGCGGCGTGGCCGACCTGGCCTCGGTCCGTCCGGGCCGGGGGACCCTGCGCGACGCGTTGGTCGCGGCGGCGGACCGGGCCATGCACCGGGCCAAGCTGAACGGCCGCAACCAGGTGGCCGTGCACGCGGTCGAGCACGAGCGCCAGCTGACCCTGGTCTGA
- a CDS encoding glycosyltransferase family A protein has protein sequence MLFSIITPTAGNRPNALRNAVASVERAARFAGLACNQLEILLGFDGVRGAAPDCAYPVRTFSLPGDRNRGCGVRDTLLKFSGGEKVIFLDDDNELKPCSLSRYLRHRDAEMVIGRIDAQLALDQPWLPAFDDGPLVRPGNLDLLCLCLSRSLVVDRCGGWRHGSAPDSCLRNMAEWRRRARSVTVIEEVVGIFDAGRSLDRAALSSRQEALLDGLVSGRAFPARPVLRSAPGLALA, from the coding sequence ATGCTGTTTTCTATCATAACGCCCACGGCCGGGAACCGGCCCAACGCCCTGCGCAACGCGGTGGCGTCCGTGGAGCGGGCGGCCCGGTTCGCCGGGCTGGCATGCAACCAACTGGAAATCCTCCTCGGCTTCGACGGGGTCCGGGGCGCGGCCCCGGACTGCGCCTACCCGGTGCGGACCTTCAGCCTGCCGGGCGACCGCAACCGGGGCTGCGGGGTGCGCGACACCCTGCTCAAGTTCTCGGGCGGCGAGAAGGTCATCTTCCTGGACGATGACAACGAACTCAAGCCGTGCAGCCTGAGCCGGTACCTCCGGCACCGGGACGCCGAGATGGTCATCGGGCGCATCGACGCCCAGCTCGCCCTGGACCAGCCCTGGCTGCCCGCCTTCGACGACGGGCCCCTGGTCCGGCCGGGCAACCTGGACCTGCTCTGCCTGTGCCTGTCGCGCAGCCTGGTGGTGGACCGCTGCGGCGGCTGGCGGCACGGTTCCGCTCCGGACTCCTGCCTGCGGAACATGGCCGAGTGGCGCCGCCGGGCGCGCAGCGTGACGGTCATCGAGGAGGTGGTCGGCATCTTCGACGCCGGACGCAGCCTGGACCGCGCGGCCCTGTCCTCGCGCCAGGAGGCCCTGCTGGACGGGCTCGTGTCCGGGCGCGCGTTTCCGGCCCGGCCCGTGCTCCGGTCCGCGCCGGGCCTGGCCCTGGCCTGA
- the lptE gene encoding LPS assembly lipoprotein LptE: MSLLRYMALFLLLALAGCGYSFGEGGTSVLAPQYRTVAVDEIHNPTTLAWLEPRLRKLLRDELHNRGTITWVDDKDKADALITIDVERYYRPTAVEDADERTLLTEAVFRFNATIRSATDDSELWNSGSITEHWPYDYGSGQEADMEVTRRGIQVLADRMTQDY, translated from the coding sequence ATGTCCCTGCTTCGATACATGGCGCTCTTCCTGCTGCTGGCCCTGGCCGGCTGCGGCTATTCCTTCGGCGAGGGCGGCACCTCGGTGCTCGCCCCGCAGTACCGCACCGTGGCCGTGGACGAGATCCACAACCCGACCACCCTGGCCTGGCTCGAGCCGCGCCTGCGAAAACTCCTGCGCGACGAGCTGCACAATCGCGGGACCATCACCTGGGTGGACGACAAGGACAAGGCCGACGCCCTGATCACCATCGACGTCGAACGCTACTACCGGCCCACCGCCGTGGAGGATGCCGACGAGCGTACCCTGCTGACCGAGGCCGTCTTCCGCTTCAACGCGACCATCCGGTCCGCCACGGACGACTCGGAGCTCTGGAACTCGGGCAGCATCACCGAGCACTGGCCCTACGACTACGGCAGCGGCCAGGAGGCGGACATGGAGGTCACCCGGCGCGGCATCCAGGTCCTGGCGGACCGCATGACCCAGGACTACTAG
- a CDS encoding DNA polymerase III subunit delta: MANRPRYLFLICPDPQLIKGQIDERLKQSGQDGWALKPFWGDDDEPLPPTFWTDLTIKSLFPQPKALIVRRAHALKADQWDKLDASVRGVGDDVYPIFCLEGEWKAKKAPIPPALSRRNLYKKARDAGWVWESAGLDQRSLTDFVKAWAAKAGLTFEPGAGQALTMALPTDAVAARLELDKMELAAGDDRIVRKEHVSLVAPTGEMPFFDLMDALGRPGAEASVWKRVLDDHDKSAKDQMLFNLIGFLASQARMYWLLAHGGKAAGSPFMLQKKAPVAKRLGARGIARMIDLAMEAELSLKTGERKYEEALDMLMAGLIDLFQPKTQARRY, encoded by the coding sequence ATGGCCAACCGCCCCCGATACCTCTTTCTCATCTGCCCCGACCCCCAGCTGATCAAGGGGCAGATCGACGAGCGCCTTAAACAGTCCGGCCAGGACGGCTGGGCGCTCAAGCCCTTCTGGGGGGACGACGACGAGCCCCTGCCCCCGACCTTCTGGACCGACCTGACCATCAAGTCCCTCTTCCCCCAACCCAAGGCCCTCATCGTGCGCCGCGCCCACGCCCTCAAGGCGGACCAGTGGGACAAGCTCGACGCCTCGGTACGGGGGGTGGGCGACGACGTCTACCCGATCTTCTGCCTCGAAGGGGAATGGAAGGCCAAGAAAGCCCCCATCCCGCCCGCCCTGTCCCGGCGCAATCTCTACAAGAAGGCGCGCGACGCGGGCTGGGTCTGGGAATCCGCCGGGCTGGACCAGCGCTCCCTGACCGACTTCGTCAAGGCCTGGGCCGCCAAGGCCGGGCTGACCTTCGAGCCGGGCGCGGGCCAGGCCCTGACCATGGCCCTGCCCACGGACGCCGTGGCCGCCCGCCTGGAGCTGGACAAGATGGAGCTGGCCGCCGGAGACGACCGGATCGTGCGCAAGGAGCACGTCTCCCTGGTCGCCCCCACGGGCGAGATGCCCTTCTTCGACCTCATGGACGCGCTGGGCAGACCCGGCGCCGAGGCCTCGGTCTGGAAGCGGGTCCTCGACGACCACGACAAATCCGCCAAGGACCAGATGCTCTTCAACCTGATCGGCTTCCTGGCCAGCCAGGCGCGCATGTATTGGCTCCTGGCCCACGGCGGCAAGGCCGCGGGCAGCCCGTTCATGCTCCAGAAAAAGGCCCCGGTGGCCAAGCGCCTCGGCGCGCGCGGCATCGCCCGCATGATCGACCTGGCCATGGAGGCCGAACTCTCCCTCAAGACCGGCGAACGCAAGTACGAGGAGGCCCTGGACATGCTCATGGCCGGGCTGATCGACCTGTTCCAGCCCAAGACCCAGGCCCGCCGGTACTGA
- the radC gene encoding RadC family protein produces the protein MPDAPKTAPHYTGHRQRLKARLKDNPRSLADYEILELLLALTLPRRDTKPPAKALIERFGSLKEAVLARPDQLDGITGLGPAVQSQWALLQELHARLGEAEARRGQTVSGPDSLARAAMARLGHKDTEEFWAVFLDTKNRVMAWEQMSKGTTNATAIFPREIAAAALKLEATNVILVHNHPGGGSDPSGADILLTDKVVEACASLDIAVRDHIIVTDHDYYSFNEFGRL, from the coding sequence ATGCCCGATGCGCCCAAGACCGCCCCGCACTATACCGGCCACCGCCAGCGCCTCAAGGCCCGGCTCAAGGACAACCCGCGCTCCCTGGCCGACTACGAAATCCTCGAACTGCTCCTGGCCCTGACCCTGCCCCGCCGCGACACCAAGCCCCCGGCCAAGGCCCTCATCGAACGCTTCGGCTCCCTCAAGGAGGCGGTCCTGGCCCGGCCCGATCAGCTCGACGGCATCACGGGCCTCGGCCCTGCCGTCCAGTCCCAATGGGCGCTCCTCCAGGAACTCCACGCCCGCCTGGGCGAGGCCGAAGCCCGGCGCGGCCAGACCGTCAGCGGCCCCGACAGCCTGGCCAGGGCGGCCATGGCCCGGCTCGGACACAAGGACACCGAGGAGTTCTGGGCCGTGTTCCTGGACACCAAGAACCGCGTCATGGCCTGGGAACAGATGAGCAAGGGCACCACCAATGCCACGGCCATCTTCCCGCGCGAGATCGCGGCCGCCGCCCTCAAGCTCGAAGCCACCAACGTCATCCTCGTCCACAACCACCCCGGCGGCGGCAGCGACCCGTCCGGCGCGGACATCCTGCTGACCGACAAGGTCGTCGAGGCCTGCGCCAGCCTGGACATCGCCGTGCGCGACCACATCATCGTCACCGACCACGACTACTACAGCTTCAACGAGTTCGGGAGGCTCTAG
- a CDS encoding acylphosphatase, with protein MIRGKVQGVWFRGWTRETARDLGVTGWVRNLPDGAVQVLAHGTDQQLDQLEDRLWQGPPLARVTTIESRRTTTDTPLTDFSVRR; from the coding sequence GTGATCCGGGGAAAGGTCCAGGGCGTCTGGTTCCGGGGCTGGACACGCGAAACCGCCCGCGACCTCGGCGTCACCGGCTGGGTCCGCAACCTGCCCGACGGGGCCGTCCAGGTCCTGGCCCACGGCACCGACCAACAACTCGACCAACTCGAAGACCGTCTCTGGCAAGGCCCCCCGCTCGCCCGCGTCACCACCATCGAATCCCGCCGCACCACCACCGACACCCCTCTCACAGACTTCAGCGTGCGCCGCTGA